In Gammaproteobacteria bacterium, a genomic segment contains:
- a CDS encoding adenosylcobinamide-GDP ribazoletransferase: protein MHWLKAIRVAFQFLTRIPVPATESVGDEDRGKSLIFYPVVGLAIGGILLLLQLPFYTASASLQAALILSAWVLITGALHLDGLGDSADAWLGGHGDRERTLEIMKDSDSGVAAVVLIVLVLLVKFAALEQLLSSTPGWTALLAAPVIGRAAVVALFLTTPYVRGEGLGRPLADHLSPKSSWISVALSLAFAVVLLGLWAPLVVLLTLLMAFVLRLLMIRSIGGTTGDTAGAMIEVVELTVLVGAALMTG, encoded by the coding sequence ATGCATTGGCTCAAGGCAATCCGGGTAGCATTTCAGTTTCTCACCCGTATACCGGTCCCGGCAACGGAATCGGTCGGCGATGAAGATCGTGGCAAGTCGCTGATATTTTATCCTGTCGTTGGCCTTGCTATCGGCGGTATCCTGCTGTTGTTGCAACTGCCCTTCTATACAGCATCCGCCAGTCTCCAGGCGGCTTTGATTCTCTCGGCCTGGGTGTTGATTACCGGAGCCTTGCACCTTGACGGGCTTGGCGACAGCGCTGACGCCTGGCTCGGTGGTCATGGCGATCGTGAGCGCACGCTGGAAATCATGAAAGACTCCGATAGCGGTGTCGCTGCCGTCGTACTCATCGTGCTGGTGTTGCTGGTGAAATTTGCAGCGCTGGAGCAATTGTTGTCATCAACGCCAGGCTGGACCGCGTTACTGGCCGCGCCTGTTATCGGCCGCGCTGCCGTGGTGGCGTTGTTTCTGACTACGCCCTATGTGCGTGGCGAAGGCCTGGGCCGACCACTGGCTGATCATCTTTCACCGAAATCCTCCTGGATATCGGTTGCATTGTCACTGGCTTTTGCCGTGGTACTTTTGGGATTATGGGCGCCACTGGTTGTGCTGTTGACACTGCTCATGGCATTTGTGCTGAGACTGTTGATGATCAGGAGTATTGGCGGAACCACCGGCGATACCGCAGGCGCGATGATTGAAGTCGTGGAGTTGACCGTGCTGGTTGGCGCCGCATTGATGACTGGCTAG
- a CDS encoding ArsC family reductase, with protein sequence MTAVLFGIPNCDTVKKARRWCEARNVEYRFHDFRKDGIDGAMLARFEKAVGWEVLLNRRGMMWRKLSREARDNIDRHTAMSLMLDNPAIIKRPVLQIGKHIQVGFDEAVYSKLLTR encoded by the coding sequence ATGACGGCAGTTTTGTTTGGCATACCCAATTGTGACACGGTAAAAAAGGCGCGACGCTGGTGTGAGGCGCGTAATGTTGAATACCGGTTTCACGATTTCAGGAAAGACGGTATTGATGGAGCCATGCTGGCACGGTTTGAAAAAGCCGTTGGCTGGGAAGTGTTGCTGAACCGGCGCGGCATGATGTGGCGCAAACTGTCACGGGAAGCGCGTGACAACATCGACCGTCACACAGCCATGTCGCTAATGCTGGATAACCCGGCCATTATCAAGCGCCCGGTGTTGCAGATTGGCAAACATATTCAGGTCGGATTTGATGAAGCGGTCTACAGCAAGTTACTGACCCGCTGA
- the cobT gene encoding nicotinate-nucleotide--dimethylbenzimidazole phosphoribosyltransferase — protein MSTDWWLESAMPPDEPSLQRARERQMNLTKPPGSLGRLEDVACAIAAMQACDAPTLDRISIVVFAADHGVAEEGVSAFPQAVTAEMVRNFARGGAAISILARELGATLAVVNVGTVSSLEVLEGVTDARVAAGTRNFSRYDAMSREQLARALLAGFDAVEQARADRTQLFIAGEMGIANTTSATALAAALLSVDARELTGPGTGLDADGMARKAELINQALLYHALSPRQPVDILCRMGGFEIAAMVGAYIRCAQSGVPILVDGFIAGAAAMVACGINASVRPWMLFAHASAEPGHRLMMQHLRAKPLLDLDMRLGEGSGAAVVVPMLRLALALHNGMATFAEAGVSEKGA, from the coding sequence TTGAGTACTGATTGGTGGCTGGAATCCGCAATGCCGCCGGACGAACCAAGTCTGCAGCGCGCGCGTGAGCGTCAAATGAATCTCACCAAACCGCCGGGGTCGCTGGGTCGCCTTGAGGACGTGGCGTGCGCCATTGCCGCCATGCAAGCTTGCGACGCACCGACATTGGATCGAATTTCCATTGTTGTGTTTGCTGCTGATCATGGCGTTGCCGAAGAAGGGGTATCGGCATTCCCGCAAGCGGTGACAGCGGAAATGGTGCGAAATTTTGCCCGTGGCGGTGCGGCGATCAGCATACTCGCCAGGGAGCTGGGCGCAACACTTGCGGTGGTCAATGTTGGTACGGTTTCATCTCTGGAAGTGCTTGAAGGTGTAACCGATGCACGGGTGGCTGCAGGTACCCGTAACTTTTCAAGGTATGATGCCATGAGCCGGGAGCAGTTGGCCCGGGCGCTGTTGGCCGGTTTTGATGCAGTCGAACAGGCTCGTGCTGACAGAACGCAACTGTTTATTGCCGGCGAAATGGGAATTGCCAATACCACGTCAGCGACAGCATTGGCCGCGGCCTTGTTATCAGTAGATGCGCGCGAGTTAACGGGGCCGGGTACAGGCCTGGATGCAGACGGTATGGCCCGCAAGGCCGAACTGATCAACCAGGCACTGCTGTATCATGCCTTGAGTCCACGGCAGCCCGTGGATATTTTGTGTCGTATGGGCGGTTTTGAGATTGCTGCCATGGTTGGCGCTTACATACGTTGCGCGCAGTCAGGAGTCCCGATTCTTGTGGACGGCTTCATAGCCGGGGCCGCAGCCATGGTTGCATGCGGGATTAATGCCTCGGTGAGACCGTGGATGCTGTTTGCGCATGCGTCGGCAGAACCTGGCCACCGGTTGATGATGCAACATCTCCGGGCGAAACCCCTGCTTGACCTGGATATGCGATTGGGCGAAGGAAGTGGTGCTGCAGTGGTTGTTCCCATGCTGCGATTGGCACTGGCGTTGCACAACGGCATGGCCACCTTTGCTGAAGCCGGCGTTTCGGAAAAGGGCGCGTGA
- a CDS encoding GspH/FimT family pseudopilin yields MINQQRDTTLYTRIPFVGLNQPFIGDNKTSIRPFIRENRPFIRDQGFTLVELMITLAILAVIGSFALPSFRDTILNMRIRTEASELVGAFQIARSESIKRKAFVAVCAKNAASSTCNTAATTSWDDGWLIWIDTNRDAVFDGGEELVRQSDGMSSGVIINTSASLPNLSYLPDGSSNVAVGTEFRVCDNNRTGELGRRVELTLTGRAKVSEYTCP; encoded by the coding sequence ATGATCAACCAACAACGCGACACAACCTTATACACACGCATCCCGTTTGTCGGCCTTAATCAACCGTTTATCGGTGATAACAAAACCTCCATACGACCGTTTATCAGAGAGAATAGACCGTTTATCAGAGATCAAGGATTTACACTCGTTGAGCTAATGATTACCTTGGCGATCCTCGCGGTGATTGGCAGCTTTGCCCTGCCCTCATTCCGGGACACCATTCTGAATATGCGCATTCGCACTGAAGCGAGTGAACTGGTCGGCGCATTCCAGATTGCCCGCTCAGAATCTATCAAGCGTAAAGCCTTTGTTGCAGTATGCGCCAAAAACGCCGCGTCTTCGACCTGCAACACCGCGGCAACCACGAGCTGGGATGATGGCTGGCTGATCTGGATCGATACTAACCGTGATGCAGTGTTTGACGGAGGCGAGGAATTAGTCCGGCAGTCTGATGGCATGAGTTCCGGCGTCATCATTAATACATCAGCGTCACTGCCAAATCTCAGCTACCTGCCGGACGGATCAAGTAACGTGGCCGTCGGTACCGAGTTTCGCGTTTGTGACAACAATCGCACCGGCGAACTGGGACGCCGGGTAGAGCTGACCCTGACTGGCAGGGCCAAAGTAAGCGAATACACTTGCCCGTAA
- the cobU gene encoding bifunctional adenosylcobinamide kinase/adenosylcobinamide-phosphate guanylyltransferase, which translates to MKQLILGGARSGKSQLAQNLAMASGLPVVYVATAAAGDDEMAQRIAMHRQQRPSGWQVIEEALELESELLRLSGQGFCVLVDCLTLWLSNNLEQPDVHDRITRLVTTVKTYEGILIMVSNEVGQGIVPMGELSRAFVDHAGRLHQQLATTCDRVVVTMAGLPLVLKGRHIEY; encoded by the coding sequence ATGAAACAACTGATTCTTGGTGGCGCCCGTTCGGGCAAGTCGCAGCTTGCACAAAATCTCGCCATGGCTTCCGGGTTACCGGTAGTCTACGTGGCAACTGCAGCAGCCGGGGATGATGAAATGGCCCAGCGTATTGCCATGCACAGGCAGCAACGACCCTCCGGGTGGCAGGTAATCGAAGAAGCTCTCGAGCTGGAATCTGAATTGTTGCGATTGTCCGGACAGGGGTTCTGCGTGCTCGTGGATTGCCTGACCTTGTGGCTCAGCAATAACCTGGAGCAGCCCGATGTTCATGACAGGATTACCCGGCTGGTTACCACGGTGAAGACATATGAAGGCATCCTGATTATGGTTAGTAACGAGGTAGGCCAGGGCATTGTTCCCATGGGTGAACTCAGCCGTGCATTTGTTGACCATGCTGGCAGGCTGCACCAGCAACTGGCGACGACTTGTGATCGTGTTGTCGTCACCATGGCCGGCCTGCCACTGGTACTGAAAGGGAGGCATATTGAGTACTGA
- a CDS encoding cobyric acid synthase, translating into MSTATIMVQGTTSDAGKSILVAGLCRVLYRRGINVAPFKPQNMALNSAVTADGLEIGRAQAVQAHAAGLEPHVDMNPVLIKPSSDIGAQIIINGRAIGDMDASVYHDYKKVARDAVLAAYQRLANRYDAIIVEGAGSPAEINLRDNDIANMGFAEAVDCPVILIADIDRGGVFAHLVGTLALLTATERARVKGFVINRFRGDIALLQSGLDWLEQETGIPVLGVLPYLHGLHIEAEDALPVQPGSLADLRLFRIIVPALPRISNHTDFDALRLHPDVAFQFIGPDQAIPAADLIILPGSKSVRADLDWLRQQGWEQAIRRHLRFGGKLLGICGGFQMLGNTIHDPDGVDGHPGSSTGLGWLDMDTQMHQQKQLNQVSGLLVLGNTETRLTGYEIHMGQSHGSALSRPFARIGNSHDGAQSEDDLVCGSYVHGLFDQKDACHNILRWAGLENSSTPDYQQLRDQHINRLADAIEQHLDTARLDRILGIRNAN; encoded by the coding sequence ATGTCCACAGCAACAATCATGGTTCAGGGTACCACGTCCGACGCCGGGAAAAGTATCCTGGTCGCGGGACTTTGCCGCGTCCTGTATCGCCGCGGTATCAACGTGGCGCCATTCAAACCCCAGAATATGGCGCTAAACAGCGCGGTTACGGCTGATGGTCTCGAGATAGGCAGGGCCCAGGCGGTTCAGGCTCACGCTGCCGGCCTTGAGCCCCATGTTGATATGAACCCGGTACTGATCAAACCCAGTTCCGACATTGGCGCCCAGATCATTATCAATGGCCGCGCCATCGGCGACATGGATGCCAGCGTTTACCATGACTACAAGAAGGTCGCACGCGATGCCGTACTGGCTGCCTACCAGCGACTCGCTAACCGTTATGACGCAATCATAGTAGAGGGCGCCGGCAGCCCGGCCGAGATCAACCTGCGAGACAATGATATTGCCAATATGGGATTCGCCGAAGCCGTGGACTGCCCGGTAATCCTGATTGCCGATATCGATCGCGGCGGTGTATTTGCCCACCTCGTCGGTACGCTGGCACTGTTGACCGCTACCGAGCGTGCCCGGGTCAAGGGGTTTGTCATTAACCGCTTCCGTGGCGACATTGCCCTGCTGCAATCCGGACTGGACTGGCTGGAACAGGAAACCGGGATTCCGGTCCTCGGTGTCCTGCCCTATCTTCATGGACTGCATATCGAAGCCGAAGATGCGCTGCCTGTACAGCCTGGAAGCCTGGCAGACCTGCGGCTGTTCCGAATCATTGTTCCGGCCTTGCCGCGGATCAGCAATCATACTGACTTTGATGCACTGCGACTGCATCCGGATGTTGCCTTCCAGTTTATCGGGCCGGATCAAGCCATTCCGGCAGCCGATTTGATCATTTTGCCGGGCTCCAAATCAGTTCGTGCCGACCTGGACTGGCTGCGCCAGCAAGGCTGGGAACAGGCAATCCGGCGACACTTGCGCTTCGGTGGCAAGCTGCTCGGGATTTGTGGCGGCTTTCAGATGCTGGGCAACACCATACATGATCCCGACGGTGTTGACGGCCATCCTGGCAGCAGCACTGGCCTTGGCTGGCTGGATATGGACACACAAATGCATCAGCAAAAGCAGTTAAACCAGGTTTCCGGTTTGCTCGTTCTCGGTAATACGGAAACCCGGCTTACCGGCTACGAAATTCACATGGGTCAAAGCCATGGCAGCGCACTGTCACGACCGTTTGCCCGGATCGGCAACAGTCACGACGGCGCACAATCGGAAGATGACCTGGTGTGCGGCAGCTATGTTCATGGCTTGTTTGACCAAAAAGATGCCTGTCACAACATTCTGCGCTGGGCCGGGCTGGAGAACAGCTCGACTCCCGATTACCAGCAACTGCGTGATCAACATATCAATCGTTTGGCAGATGCTATCGAGCAACACCTGGATACTGCTCGCCTGGACCGTATTCTGGGAATCAGGAACGCTAACTGA
- a CDS encoding transcriptional repressor, with protein MEDLSKTLSANRPGAPESGAESGRINAGEIRRRLEAHGILPTAQRIDIASILFAERGHYSAEDVYNKVNHAAMASIANGFSRKRASKATVYNTLGLFAEKGLVKEVIADPDRVFFDTYTGPHHHMFNTDTGELKDIDGESVNVIGLPALPEGAELESIELIVRWHQKK; from the coding sequence ATGGAAGACCTTTCTAAGACACTATCCGCTAACCGGCCCGGCGCGCCGGAATCAGGCGCTGAGTCCGGCAGAATCAATGCTGGCGAGATTCGCCGTAGACTTGAAGCGCACGGGATACTGCCCACAGCGCAGCGTATTGATATTGCATCTATCCTGTTTGCTGAGCGTGGCCACTATTCGGCAGAAGACGTGTACAACAAGGTCAATCATGCCGCCATGGCTTCAATTGCCAATGGCTTCAGCCGCAAGCGCGCTTCCAAGGCAACTGTCTATAACACGCTCGGGTTGTTTGCTGAAAAAGGCCTGGTGAAGGAAGTAATCGCTGATCCTGACCGGGTGTTTTTTGATACCTATACTGGCCCTCATCATCATATGTTCAACACCGATACCGGTGAACTGAAGGATATCGATGGTGAGTCGGTCAATGTCATCGGCTTGCCTGCACTGCCTGAGGGTGCCGAGCTCGAATCAATCGAGCTGATTGTGCGCTGGCACCAGAAAAAATAA
- a CDS encoding group 1 truncated hemoglobin → MSKPQKRRAGDLAPNLELWAALDEGRILTEVLTDFYKEVYADPQLAHFFHGVTIERVREKQYNFLYAILSGEPVYFGERPRNAHHWMVISNDLFDYREDMLARHFANHGVADEHVQHIRRISEAFRKQIVKDEPIPKRFAGRELPLEGYDSIVLAIGSLCDGCQGEMHEGDKAQYHVRTGQTYCQACMPEGSTEPNVAKVV, encoded by the coding sequence ATGAGCAAGCCACAAAAACGACGGGCCGGTGACCTGGCGCCAAATCTGGAGCTGTGGGCGGCGCTGGACGAGGGCAGAATTCTGACAGAGGTGCTGACGGACTTTTATAAAGAGGTGTACGCCGACCCCCAGCTGGCACATTTTTTCCACGGCGTCACGATCGAGCGTGTTCGCGAGAAACAGTACAATTTTCTTTACGCCATTTTGTCCGGCGAACCGGTTTATTTCGGTGAGCGTCCACGCAATGCGCATCACTGGATGGTTATCTCCAACGACCTGTTTGATTATCGGGAGGATATGCTGGCGCGCCATTTTGCCAATCACGGTGTGGCCGATGAGCATGTTCAGCATATTCGTCGTATCAGTGAGGCATTTCGCAAGCAAATCGTAAAGGATGAGCCGATCCCCAAGCGCTTTGCCGGTCGTGAACTGCCGCTGGAAGGGTATGACAGTATTGTCCTGGCAATAGGATCATTGTGTGATGGCTGCCAGGGTGAAATGCATGAAGGCGACAAGGCGCAATACCATGTGCGCACCGGTCAGACCTATTGCCAGGCTTGCATGCCGGAAGGCAGCACAGAACCCAATGTTGCCAAGGTCGTGTAA
- the thiO gene encoding glycine oxidase ThiO produces MTYSHNQIAVIGGGIIGLLVAHSLVERGEQVCLIEKGEIGRESSWAGGGILSPLYPWRYPDAVNHLALWSQDYYREFCAGLGSRTGVDPQWRRTGLLVAGDPGPMFSGWAKKFGGDSAVVDAQAVAALSPRLLSIEGSSVWMPHIAQVRNPRLLSALRKELEQRGCRFLVGTEAQALQFDAGRARGVETSRGVVPVSRVVIAMGAWTGRFMESLGLTVPVKPVRGQMILFRGEPGWLNTMVLKESRYLIPRADGRILAGSTLEDVGFDKSTTEDALVELRDAAIDMVPGLAGMPVETQWAGLRPGSPDGVPVISRLKGVENVVVCSGHYRNGFVLGPASARLAVELLLGEAPSVDVMPYHLDRV; encoded by the coding sequence ATGACGTATTCACATAATCAAATCGCAGTTATCGGCGGCGGTATTATCGGCTTGTTGGTCGCTCACTCGCTGGTCGAGCGTGGTGAACAGGTTTGCCTGATCGAGAAAGGCGAGATCGGCAGGGAGTCCTCCTGGGCAGGCGGGGGGATATTGTCTCCGCTCTATCCGTGGCGGTATCCAGACGCCGTGAACCACCTTGCTCTTTGGAGCCAGGACTATTACCGGGAGTTTTGCGCGGGTCTGGGCAGTCGAACCGGCGTGGATCCGCAGTGGCGTCGTACCGGCTTACTGGTTGCCGGTGATCCGGGGCCCATGTTTTCAGGCTGGGCAAAGAAATTTGGCGGTGATTCCGCCGTTGTTGACGCGCAAGCAGTGGCGGCGTTGAGCCCCCGCCTGCTCTCGATTGAAGGCTCCTCCGTCTGGATGCCACACATTGCACAGGTGCGAAATCCAAGATTGCTCTCGGCTTTACGAAAAGAGCTTGAGCAGCGCGGTTGCCGATTCTTGGTGGGGACAGAAGCGCAGGCCCTGCAATTTGATGCCGGACGTGCCCGGGGTGTTGAAACCAGCCGGGGTGTTGTGCCTGTGTCCCGGGTCGTGATTGCCATGGGCGCGTGGACCGGGAGATTTATGGAGTCGCTGGGCCTGACAGTGCCGGTGAAGCCGGTACGAGGACAGATGATTCTGTTTCGGGGTGAGCCGGGGTGGCTCAATACGATGGTCCTGAAAGAGAGCAGGTACCTGATTCCCCGGGCAGATGGACGCATTCTGGCAGGGAGTACGCTGGAGGACGTCGGTTTTGACAAGTCGACGACCGAGGACGCGCTGGTAGAACTGCGCGACGCCGCGATAGATATGGTGCCTGGATTGGCCGGTATGCCGGTGGAGACACAATGGGCCGGGCTGCGGCCAGGGTCTCCTGACGGTGTTCCGGTAATCAGCAGATTGAAGGGAGTCGAAAACGTGGTAGTTTGTAGCGGCCATTACCGCAATGGCTTTGTGCTGGGACCAGCCTCCGCCCGGTTGGCCGTGGAGCTTTTGCTGGGCGAGGCGCCATCGGTAGATGTAATGCCTTATCATCTGGACCGCGTCTAG
- a CDS encoding histidine phosphatase family protein, with amino-acid sequence MIIDLLRHGEPEGGNVYRGSTDHGLTGFGWQQMRSFCQAPAWNRLVSSPLRRCFDFAAELQQQHDLPLSIYAEFSEIHFGEWEGQSFEHVLATDEARLRRFCDDPESQAPPNGERLTDFRHRVMTGWQRLLNSPGQDHVLVVTHAGVIRVVLQSLLGIPYPMLFRITLPYAAAVRIRVGAAVSGSAQWEMLTGPDIRE; translated from the coding sequence TTGATTATCGATCTGTTGCGTCACGGTGAACCGGAAGGTGGAAACGTTTATCGCGGCTCCACGGATCATGGCTTGACGGGTTTTGGCTGGCAGCAAATGCGCAGTTTTTGCCAGGCCCCCGCCTGGAACAGACTTGTCAGTTCGCCGTTACGCCGATGTTTTGATTTTGCCGCTGAGCTGCAGCAACAGCATGACTTGCCTTTGAGTATTTATGCGGAATTCAGCGAGATACATTTCGGTGAATGGGAAGGGCAATCATTTGAGCATGTGCTGGCAACCGATGAAGCCAGGCTCAGGCGGTTCTGTGATGACCCTGAAAGCCAGGCACCGCCAAATGGCGAAAGACTCACTGACTTCAGACATCGAGTAATGACCGGCTGGCAGCGCCTGTTGAACTCACCTGGCCAGGATCACGTCCTCGTAGTAACACATGCCGGGGTAATCCGGGTTGTATTGCAGTCGCTGTTAGGGATACCCTATCCCATGTTATTTCGTATCACATTGCCTTATGCGGCGGCTGTGCGAATCCGGGTTGGCGCCGCTGTCAGCGGTTCGGCGCAATGGGAAATGTTGACAGGTCCGGACATCAGGGAGTAG
- the ampE gene encoding regulatory signaling modulator protein AmpE, which translates to MIDVLLAGIGAGALDRWLGDRSRVDPEPWYKDWVDSVEQRFNGGQVFQGVIALLLVLVPVLVLVVLLRWVAWQFGMLTGFALDIVLLFFCIRIDGLHQSANRIGHALKRGRLLEAQSLLRAFSGHSVLREDEAVIAEAAVETILCRANTQVIAPLFWFALLGPVGSVMQMLTRIVRQRWQGTGDRFGQFGLPVQQVYCAINWLPARCSAMCFAMVGNFSDAVHGWRDTPSGWCNSETVVATTGLAALQIERAGQEAGEEMEPDEESSAQAIDPGYQHADSASVRRAVALAWRSVLFLGVLAIVMSLASWLGV; encoded by the coding sequence ATGATTGATGTGTTGTTGGCAGGTATTGGAGCGGGTGCGCTGGATCGATGGCTTGGAGACCGGTCCAGGGTTGATCCTGAGCCCTGGTACAAGGACTGGGTAGACAGCGTTGAGCAGCGGTTTAACGGTGGCCAGGTATTTCAAGGCGTGATCGCGTTGTTGTTGGTGCTGGTGCCGGTGTTGGTGCTGGTTGTGCTGTTGCGCTGGGTGGCCTGGCAATTCGGCATGTTGACAGGCTTTGCACTGGATATCGTTTTGTTGTTTTTCTGTATCCGCATCGATGGGTTGCACCAGTCTGCCAATCGAATAGGCCATGCATTGAAGCGCGGCCGGTTGCTCGAGGCGCAATCGCTGTTACGTGCATTCAGTGGTCACAGCGTTCTCAGGGAGGATGAGGCCGTTATCGCCGAGGCAGCCGTCGAGACCATCCTGTGTCGCGCCAATACCCAGGTTATCGCGCCGTTGTTCTGGTTTGCATTGCTCGGCCCTGTCGGCTCGGTAATGCAGATGCTGACCCGCATTGTGCGTCAGCGGTGGCAGGGGACCGGGGACCGGTTCGGCCAGTTTGGCTTGCCGGTGCAACAGGTTTATTGCGCCATTAACTGGCTGCCTGCGCGTTGTTCGGCCATGTGTTTTGCCATGGTGGGTAATTTCTCCGACGCGGTTCATGGCTGGCGCGATACGCCGTCTGGCTGGTGTAACAGTGAAACAGTGGTTGCTACTACGGGACTGGCTGCGCTGCAGATTGAGCGTGCCGGGCAGGAAGCCGGTGAAGAGATGGAGCCTGACGAGGAATCATCAGCGCAGGCCATTGACCCAGGTTACCAGCATGCCGATTCGGCGTCCGTGCGACGGGCAGTTGCGTTGGCGTGGCGCTCAGTACTGTTCCTCGGCGTGCTCGCGATTGTCATGAGCCTGGCATCATGGCTGGGCGTGTAG
- a CDS encoding cobalamin-binding protein: MILFVCTACLSLPVLAAPLSVKDDLGISVTLDRPAQRIISLAPHATEMLFAVGAGSRIVGAVDFSNYPEAAKAIPRVGGYHRLDVERIVNLKPDLVIAWRDGNGPPAIDRLKKLRLNVYVTEPVDLPDVASHLRRLSVLVGEEETGQAVAARFQVRYEGLKQRYENARPVSTFYQLWHQPLMTATNSHLIGQVIRLCGGANIFADLPVPTPKVGLEAVLAADPRAIIASGMDEARPEWLDDWRQWPKLRAVSNNHLFFVAPDILQRHSPRILDGADQVCAALDQVRSARGDRKH, encoded by the coding sequence ATGATATTGTTCGTGTGCACGGCCTGCCTGTCCTTGCCGGTGCTTGCGGCGCCATTGTCGGTCAAGGATGACCTCGGCATCAGTGTGACACTGGACCGGCCGGCGCAGCGAATCATTAGCCTGGCTCCACATGCAACGGAGATGTTGTTTGCAGTCGGCGCCGGTAGCCGAATTGTCGGTGCCGTGGATTTCAGTAATTATCCTGAAGCTGCCAAGGCGATACCGCGGGTAGGTGGTTACCATCGGCTTGACGTAGAGCGGATTGTGAATCTGAAACCGGATCTCGTCATCGCCTGGCGGGATGGCAATGGTCCACCGGCAATCGATAGGCTGAAAAAGTTGCGATTAAATGTCTATGTTACCGAGCCGGTTGATTTGCCGGATGTCGCCAGTCACTTGCGACGCCTGTCAGTTCTTGTTGGTGAGGAAGAGACTGGCCAGGCGGTTGCCGCGCGGTTCCAGGTGCGGTATGAAGGCCTGAAACAACGGTATGAAAATGCCAGGCCTGTATCCACGTTTTACCAGTTATGGCATCAGCCGTTAATGACGGCAACAAACAGCCACCTGATTGGCCAGGTGATCAGGCTTTGTGGTGGGGCAAACATTTTTGCCGATCTGCCTGTGCCTACTCCCAAGGTCGGCCTGGAGGCGGTGTTGGCTGCCGATCCCCGGGCAATCATCGCCAGCGGCATGGACGAGGCACGTCCGGAATGGCTGGATGACTGGCGCCAATGGCCGAAGCTGCGCGCGGTCAGCAATAATCATTTGTTTTTTGTGGCACCGGATATTTTGCAGCGCCACAGTCCCCGCATTCTCGATGGTGCTGATCAGGTGTGCGCAGCGCTGGACCAGGTGCGCAGCGCCCGGGGAGATCGTAAACATTAG
- the ampD gene encoding 1,6-anhydro-N-acetylmuramyl-L-alanine amidase AmpD: MHVDPESGLISPARFVGSPNFDTRPDGCVPEVLIIHAISLPPRQFGGPYVEQLFCNCLDVSHHEYFREIQGLEVSSHLFIRRDGELIQFVPLGQRAWHAGVSECEGRQRVNDFSIGIELEGDDFTPFEEAQYECLAGVTRALMDAYPDISVDRIYGHADIAPTRKTDPGPYFDWQRYRSRCSA; encoded by the coding sequence ATGCATGTCGATCCCGAAAGCGGTTTGATTTCGCCGGCGCGATTTGTTGGTTCACCCAATTTTGATACAAGGCCGGACGGTTGCGTGCCCGAAGTTCTGATCATTCATGCTATCAGCTTGCCCCCCCGCCAGTTTGGCGGGCCGTATGTAGAGCAGTTATTCTGCAATTGCCTGGATGTTTCGCATCACGAGTATTTTCGCGAAATCCAGGGTCTGGAAGTCTCATCGCACCTGTTTATTCGTCGTGACGGAGAATTAATTCAGTTTGTCCCTTTGGGTCAGCGTGCCTGGCATGCCGGGGTTTCGGAGTGTGAGGGTCGCCAGCGGGTAAACGATTTTTCCATCGGCATTGAACTGGAAGGCGACGATTTCACGCCTTTTGAGGAGGCGCAGTACGAGTGCCTGGCCGGGGTGACCCGGGCGCTGATGGATGCGTACCCGGACATTTCCGTGGACAGAATATACGGTCATGCCGATATCGCGCCGACACGAAAAACCGATCCAGGGCCGTATTTTGACTGGCAGCGCTATCGTAGCCGGTGTTCGGCTTGA